Part of the Flavobacterium sp. KS-LB2 genome is shown below.
GGAAATATTCAAACTCGGGAACAAAAAATATTAATCCGTTTAGCCGGAAAATATAAAAATGTTCAAGAGTTAAGAAATTTAATAGTTTCTTCTAAAAATGGAATCCAAGTACGTCTTGGTGATATTGCTGATGTTCAAGACACTCAAAAAATTACAGAGAAAGTAGCGCGTGTCAATCAGAATAGCGCGATTATTTTACAAATCATCAAACAATCAGATGCCAATGCGGTTGCTGTTAGTGAAGAGTTAGTAAAAACTATTGCCAAACTAGAAGCAGAGTATAAAACGGCGGAATTAAAACTAGAAATTGCAAAAGACAGTACCATTTTTACGCTTGAAGCTGCTGATGCTGTAGTACACGATTTGCTTATTGCAGTACTTTTAGTTGCATTTGTGATGTTATTCTTTTTGCACAGTATTCGAAACTCATTGATTGTAATGGTTTCTATTCCAGCATCGTTAATTGCTACATTTATTGGTATTTACTTAATGGGATACACGTTGAACTTAATGAGTTTATTAGGATTATCACTTGTGGTAGGTATTCTTGTAGATGATGCCATTGTGGTTCTGGAAAATATTTATAGGCACATGGAAATGGGCAAAAACAAAGTTCGTGCTGCTTATGATGGTACTGCCGAAATTGGCGGAACAGTAGTATCGATTACGCTTGTAATTGTGGTAGTATTTTTACCAATTGCATTGAGTTCTGGACTGGTTTCTAATATTATTACACAATTTTGTGTCACGGTAATTATATCTACTTTATTATCATTATTAGCTTCGTTTACGATCATTCCTTGGTTGTCATCCCGATACGGAAAATTAGAACATATTGAAGGTAAAAACCTTTTCGGAAGAGTTATCCTTGGGTTCGAAAGTTACTTGACCCGTTTCATCAACTGGATTTCTGGATTATTGACCTGGTGTTTGGATCATTACAAAACAACACTTGCCATTGTTTTGGTTATATTCTTCAGTTCTATTGCATTGGTACCCGCAGGATTTATTGGAGGTGAATTCTTTGCTGCATCAGACAGTGGCGAGTTTTTAGTTCAAATAGAATTGCCTAAAGATGCTTCACTGGAACAAACTAACTTTATGACGCAAAAGGCAGAAGCTTTTTTAAAGAAAGAATCCTTTGTAGAAAGCCAGTTTACTATTGTGGGTCAAACTAGTGGAGGAATGGGTGCATCGCAATCTACTGCCTACAAATCCGAGATTAACGTAAAAATGGTAGGCTTGGATAAGCGCGATGAACCTGCAAATGTATATGCGGCAAAAACAAAACGTAAATTAGAAAAACTTTTAGTTGGAGCAAAAGTAAAAACCGTTCCGGTTGGTATTTTAGGAACAGCTGAAGATGCTACTTTAGGACTTATTGTAACAGGTCCAGATGTAGCAAGTGCGATGAAATTTGCCATTGCTGCCGAAAAAGAATTGCGCAGCATTCCGGGAGCAACAGAGATTGAATTATCTGTAGAAGATGGAAATCCTGAAGTAAGTGTAAAAGTAGATAGAGATAAAATGGCCGCATTAGGTTTGAGTTTACAAACAGTAGGTATCACCATGCAAACGGCTTTTAGCGGGAATACTGACGGACGTTTTAGAGCTGGTGAATACGAATACGACATCAATATTAAATACAATGCATTCGATAGAAAAAGTATTGCTGATGTAAGCAACTTGATTTTTATCAATGATATGGGACAACAGATCAAACTAAATCAATTTGCAACCGTTACGGAAGGTTCTGGTCCAAGCCAATTGGAACGTAGAGATAAAACGGCATCGGTGACCGTAAAAGGTCAAAATGTTGGTATTTCTTCTGGAACGATTGTATCACAATGGGAAGAGAAAATTGACAAACTTAAAAAACCTGTTGGTGTAGATTACATCTGGGGTGGACAGAAAGAGAATGAAACAGAAGGTTTTGGAACCTTAGGAATTGCTTTATTGGCTGCTATCATCTTGGTTTATCTTGTAATGGTTTCGTTGTACGACAGTTTTGCGCATCCATTTGTGGTATTGTTTGCCATTCCGCTTTCGTTTATTGGAGCGATGTTAGCTTTGGCTTTAACCAATAATACCCTGAATATATTTACTATTTTAGGTATCATCATGCTAATTGGTCTAGTTTGTAAAAATGCGATTATGCTTGTAGACTACACCAATCAACGCAGAGCAGCTGGTGAAACGATTAGAACTGCATTAATTCAAGCCAATCATGCTCGATTACGTCCTATTTTGATGACGACTATTGCTATGGTTTTTGGTATGTTCCCAATTGCATTAGCTTCTGGAGCTGGAGCAGAATGGAAAAATGGTTTGGCTTGGGTAATTATTGGTGGATTAATTTCATCATTATTCTTGACCTTGATTATTGTTCCTGTGATTTATGAAATCATGGAAAAACTAATTGCTAAATTCTCTAAAGGAGAAAAAGTTGATTATGAGGCTGAAATGGTTGCTGATTATGTGCACACCGAATTAAGCGAGGATGGTTTTAATCCGAAACATACGGTATAAAACGTAATTGTTTTTAAAACAGAAAACCTGTTCATTTATTTGGACAGGTTTTTTTTATGGTTAAAAATTCCAATACGAATTCCATTTTAATAATGGCAACAATTGGCTTTTATACCTTTTTAATCACATACGTCACAATTCCCCAGATGATTAATTGATTTTCTTCGGTGACTTTTATCGGAGAATACGATGGATTTTCAGGCATCAGAAATAAACAGTCTTTCTCGACTTGCATTCGTTTCACCGTGAACTCTCCATCAATGAAACAAATCGCAATTTTATTGTTTTGCGGCTCCAAACTTCTATCCACAACAAGAACATCTTTGTCATTGATTCCAGCATCAATCATAGAATTTCCTTTGACTCTAATATAAAAAGTCGCTAGTGGATTTTCGCTTAATTGCTTGTTTAAATCAATGTTCGTTTCCATAAAATCAGCTGCTGGCGATGGAAATCCAGCTGAAACACCTTCATTGATGAAAGGAATTCGCAATTCACTTTCAAAATCAGGCAGAAAAAAAGTCAACTTTTGTCCTTTGTTTATTGGCATTTTATTTCGAGTATGTCTTTAAAATTAGTGGTATATCTTGGTGATAAATGATTTTGTTTCATGTTCCAAGTCAAACTTAAATTTTGAGTGGCTAGCTTTACTTTCTTGTCACCAATCTTATTATTGAGGCCATCCATTACTTTCATCAACAGCAAATGTTTTGGGTTTTCCTCATCAAACAATTGCAATTGTTTCTTGTTTTCATCTATCAACTCCGTTACAATAACTCCTGCTTTCTTAAATTTCAAATATTCATTTCCTTGGTGTAGTTTTTTCAACATATCAATGGCTGCATTGCTAATGGTCAACGTAGAATTTGACGCAAACGGCAAAGTTACTGCCATATTAAAATAATATTTTGAGGTTTGCACCGTATGTTTATCCACCACAAGCATTACAATAATGGTATGACAGCAAGAGTTTTGTTTTCGTAATTTCTCTGCACAAACGGCTGCAAAAGTGGCTACACGTTCTCGCAATAAATCAAAATCAGCAATCTGTTTTGGGAAACTTCGGGTGGTTGCAATACTTTTCTTTTGCTCCACAATGGGTTCTAAATCCAAAACTGATTTTCCTTCGAGTTCGTATTTTAAACGCAAACCAATGACACCCATTTCTTTTCTTATCCAAGCTTCATGTTGCGGTGCAATAAAATCTAAAGCAGTCACAATATTTTTGACTTTCATCTTTTTATTCATTCGGTAACCAATACCCCAAACGTCTTCAATCTTTGTCCATTTCAAGGCTTTGATTCGTTTTTCATCGCTATCAATAACATAAACACCTTTCGTTCTGTCTTGGAATTTCTTGGCAATTTTATTAGCTACTTTAGACAAGGCTTTCGTTGGCGCAAAGCCAATGCAAACGGGAATTCCTACCCATTTTTGCACACGGGTTTTCATTTGGATTCCATAATCATGATAGTCCAAAACAGTCATGCCATCAAAATTCAGGAAGGCTTCGTCGATGCTGTAAATTTCTAAATTTGGAGTAAATTGCCCTAAAATAGCCATCACGCGATTACTCAAATCACCGTAGAGTGCATAATTTGAAGAAAATAATTGTACATTTTTTTCCTTTACCAATTCCTTGATCTGGAATGCTGGTGCACCCATAGTAATCCCAACCGCTTTCGCTTCATTACTTCTGGAAATGACGCAACCGTCGTTATTTGACAATATTGCAACGGGTTTCCCTACGAATTGCGGTTGAAAAACGCGCTCGCAGGAAGCATAAAAATTGTTACAATCGACTAATGCATACATGATACAAAATTACTTAATATACATCGATAGGAGTTCGTAACAAAAGTTAATTTTATATAATGTTGATAAGTAGTTTTGTTTCTAAAAGTTTTTCAAAACCACATAATTTCTATTTTAATGGACTTATTTCTGGGTCGAAATCAAAAGAAAAAACAACGAATAAAACAGAAATAGTATTAAAAAAATCTTAATGTTAGCTGCCTAATAAAATTATTTTTATTTTTATTTAAACGCCAACTACTTGATTTTAAATTGATTAAAACCAAAAAATCAATTCAAAATCTAAAAACACGAAAGCTACGTTCAAATTTTTGGCATGCTACTTGAATATCCCTAATCAAATAAGTAAAAAAGCGAAAGCCGAAAAGCTCACGAGTAGGCAAAATTCAAAATAGATGTATCATGAAAAAAATTACCCTTTTAGTAGCTAGTATTTTCGTATTTGGAGGTAGTATAGCCAACGCAGCAGAAAAAATCGATTTTTCTGTAGAAAGAAAATCTCCAGTAGATTTTAGAAACGATGATCCAATTGTGTTCACAGAAAGAGGAATTGAGTTCTTCGTTTTCCCTGACGGACAATTAGATTTTAATACACGCCCAACAACAGGTCGAGATATGTATTACAAATCAAACCAAAAAAATGGTGCAAACAAAACCTTTGGTGCACTAGGCAATAGCCGAAAAGGAAATTATGGTGTTCGAGTAGAACACGATAATATGGGTAGAGTAAGACAAGTTGGGAATGTGTTCCTTAACTACGATTTTAATGGTAGAGTAAAACGCATTGGCTCTGTTTATATGACGTATAACCGTTATGCATTAGAACGCGTAGGTGGTTTAGAAATTATTTACAACCGTCGTGGTCAAATTGTGGATATTATTGGAGCCGTAAAAGGTGGTAGAGGCTACGAATACAGCCAAAACTCAAATGGAAACAACACGTATAGTGGCAACCAAAACGCGACTGATGATGACTATTACTATTACAGAACAAATGGTACTAAAGCTAAAATCGAGGATACTAAAGTATCAGGAAGTGTAGCTATCGTAATAAATAGAAAATAATATTTAGTTTAGATTGGTTAGTTAGAAAAACCCCGCTGGTAGCAATTATCAGCGGGTTTTTTGTTTGGAAATGCAATGTACTAATTTGGTATTAGCCTAGCTTACTGGTTATTATTTAAGTACTGACCGTAATTCCTGACGGTACTGCGATGCACTTTTACCAGTAAATTCTTTGAATGATTTATTGAAGTAACTAAAGTTATTGAAACCACTTTCATAGCAAATTTCAGTGATACTGATAGGTTTT
Proteins encoded:
- a CDS encoding LexA family protein; its protein translation is MPINKGQKLTFFLPDFESELRIPFINEGVSAGFPSPAADFMETNIDLNKQLSENPLATFYIRVKGNSMIDAGINDKDVLVVDRSLEPQNNKIAICFIDGEFTVKRMQVEKDCLFLMPENPSYSPIKVTEENQLIIWGIVTYVIKKV
- a CDS encoding Y-family DNA polymerase produces the protein MYALVDCNNFYASCERVFQPQFVGKPVAILSNNDGCVISRSNEAKAVGITMGAPAFQIKELVKEKNVQLFSSNYALYGDLSNRVMAILGQFTPNLEIYSIDEAFLNFDGMTVLDYHDYGIQMKTRVQKWVGIPVCIGFAPTKALSKVANKIAKKFQDRTKGVYVIDSDEKRIKALKWTKIEDVWGIGYRMNKKMKVKNIVTALDFIAPQHEAWIRKEMGVIGLRLKYELEGKSVLDLEPIVEQKKSIATTRSFPKQIADFDLLRERVATFAAVCAEKLRKQNSCCHTIIVMLVVDKHTVQTSKYYFNMAVTLPFASNSTLTISNAAIDMLKKLHQGNEYLKFKKAGVIVTELIDENKKQLQLFDEENPKHLLLMKVMDGLNNKIGDKKVKLATQNLSLTWNMKQNHLSPRYTTNFKDILEIKCQ
- a CDS encoding efflux RND transporter permease subunit, with the translated sequence MKLAEISIKRPSLVIVLFTILTLGGLFSYSNLGYELIPKFETNVISISTVYPGASPSEVENTVTKKIEDAISSLENIKKIDSKSFESLSSVAITLTSTADVNISMNDAQRKINAIINDLPDDAQAPSLNKFSLSDLPIMTIGANGKMDEVAFYDLVDKKLAPVLSRVQGVAQVNITGGQEREIQVNLDAVKMQAYGLSVPQVQQNILSSNLDFPTGNIQTREQKILIRLAGKYKNVQELRNLIVSSKNGIQVRLGDIADVQDTQKITEKVARVNQNSAIILQIIKQSDANAVAVSEELVKTIAKLEAEYKTAELKLEIAKDSTIFTLEAADAVVHDLLIAVLLVAFVMLFFLHSIRNSLIVMVSIPASLIATFIGIYLMGYTLNLMSLLGLSLVVGILVDDAIVVLENIYRHMEMGKNKVRAAYDGTAEIGGTVVSITLVIVVVFLPIALSSGLVSNIITQFCVTVIISTLLSLLASFTIIPWLSSRYGKLEHIEGKNLFGRVILGFESYLTRFINWISGLLTWCLDHYKTTLAIVLVIFFSSIALVPAGFIGGEFFAASDSGEFLVQIELPKDASLEQTNFMTQKAEAFLKKESFVESQFTIVGQTSGGMGASQSTAYKSEINVKMVGLDKRDEPANVYAAKTKRKLEKLLVGAKVKTVPVGILGTAEDATLGLIVTGPDVASAMKFAIAAEKELRSIPGATEIELSVEDGNPEVSVKVDRDKMAALGLSLQTVGITMQTAFSGNTDGRFRAGEYEYDINIKYNAFDRKSIADVSNLIFINDMGQQIKLNQFATVTEGSGPSQLERRDKTASVTVKGQNVGISSGTIVSQWEEKIDKLKKPVGVDYIWGGQKENETEGFGTLGIALLAAIILVYLVMVSLYDSFAHPFVVLFAIPLSFIGAMLALALTNNTLNIFTILGIIMLIGLVCKNAIMLVDYTNQRRAAGETIRTALIQANHARLRPILMTTIAMVFGMFPIALASGAGAEWKNGLAWVIIGGLISSLFLTLIIVPVIYEIMEKLIAKFSKGEKVDYEAEMVADYVHTELSEDGFNPKHTV